The proteins below are encoded in one region of Pseudoduganella armeniaca:
- a CDS encoding DUF2238 domain-containing protein, with amino-acid sequence MTSAPKPLHWLLIAATLAVLTWSGLAPYDRATWWMEVAPALIALPLLVATYRRFPLTDLLYCLIALHAVVLMVGGAYTYARVPFGFDLQHWLHLQRNPYDRIGHFMQGFVPALAAREILLRGGHVTGKRMLGFLCLCVVMAISAWYELIEWGAAVALGQGADEFLGTQGDAWDTQSDMLMAMIGGAAALLLLARWQDQQIARLRR; translated from the coding sequence GTGACGTCCGCCCCGAAACCGCTGCACTGGCTGCTGATCGCCGCCACCCTCGCCGTCCTGACCTGGTCCGGCCTCGCCCCGTACGACCGCGCTACCTGGTGGATGGAGGTCGCGCCCGCGTTGATCGCGCTGCCGCTGCTGGTCGCTACCTACCGCCGCTTCCCGCTGACGGATTTGCTGTACTGCCTGATCGCGCTGCACGCCGTCGTGCTGATGGTGGGCGGCGCTTACACCTACGCGCGCGTGCCGTTCGGCTTCGACCTGCAGCATTGGCTGCACCTGCAGCGCAATCCGTACGACCGCATCGGCCACTTCATGCAGGGCTTCGTGCCGGCGCTGGCGGCGCGCGAGATCCTGCTGCGCGGTGGCCATGTGACGGGCAAGCGCATGCTGGGCTTCCTGTGCCTGTGCGTGGTGATGGCGATCAGCGCATGGTATGAACTGATCGAATGGGGCGCCGCCGTCGCGCTGGGTCAGGGGGCGGACGAGTTCCTGGGTACGCAGGGCGATGCGTGGGATACGCAGTCGGATATGCTGATGGCGATGATCGGCGGCGCTGCGGCCTTGCTGCTGCTCGCGCGGTGGCAGGACCAGCAGATCGCCAGGCTGCGGCGCTAG
- a CDS encoding TauD/TfdA dioxygenase family protein: MNAVVSAEVSAVAEPGVPLEIRAFDGPLGAEVIGLDLNRPLDRRALQAIHAAHLEHHVLVFRDQHITPRQQVDFSRLFGPLQIHVLRNFQLAGTPEVLVVSNIVEDGKPIGLGDAGHFWHSDLSYKEKPSLGSMLHAQELPAEGGDTLFANMHLAFDTLPAALREAVQGRKAEHSYLKQYAELQKRSPWRPNLTQAQIDEVKPVVHPVVRTHPETGRQALFVSEHFTTRIVGLPEDESDALLAELFAHSVTPQHVYRHRWQPHDMVFWDNRSLMHLAAGCPADQRRKLYRTTIEGDVPY; this comes from the coding sequence ATGAATGCGGTGGTGAGTGCAGAGGTCAGTGCAGTAGCGGAGCCCGGTGTCCCCCTGGAGATCCGCGCGTTCGATGGTCCACTCGGTGCCGAAGTGATCGGCCTCGACCTGAACCGACCGCTGGACCGCCGCGCTTTGCAAGCGATCCATGCCGCCCATCTGGAGCATCATGTGCTGGTCTTCCGCGACCAGCACATCACGCCGCGGCAGCAGGTCGACTTCTCCAGGTTATTTGGCCCCCTGCAGATTCACGTGCTGCGCAACTTCCAGCTGGCGGGAACTCCGGAAGTGCTGGTTGTTTCCAATATCGTCGAAGACGGCAAGCCGATCGGCCTGGGCGACGCCGGCCATTTCTGGCACTCCGACCTGTCGTACAAGGAAAAACCCAGCCTGGGTTCGATGCTGCACGCCCAGGAGCTGCCGGCCGAAGGCGGCGACACCTTATTCGCCAATATGCACCTGGCGTTCGACACGCTGCCAGCAGCGCTGCGCGAGGCGGTCCAGGGCCGCAAGGCCGAGCACAGCTACCTGAAGCAGTATGCCGAACTGCAGAAGCGCAGCCCGTGGCGTCCGAACCTGACGCAGGCCCAGATCGACGAAGTGAAACCGGTCGTGCACCCGGTGGTGCGTACGCACCCGGAAACGGGACGGCAGGCGCTGTTCGTCAGCGAGCATTTCACCACGCGCATCGTCGGCCTGCCGGAGGATGAAAGCGACGCCCTGCTGGCCGAGTTGTTCGCGCACAGCGTCACACCGCAGCACGTCTACCGGCATCGCTGGCAGCCGCACGACATGGTGTTCTGGGATAACCGCTCGCTGATGCACCTGGCGGCCGGCTGTCCGGCCGATCAGCGCCGCAAACTGTACCGCACCACTATCGAGGGCGACGTCCCCTACTAA
- a CDS encoding ABC transporter substrate-binding protein produces MNRIRIAAGAIALALAANAQAEGRIRIAEQYGVVYLLLNIAQEQKLIEKYGKQAGVDIKVEWTQLSGGAAINDALLSGAIDIGSAGVGPLITLWDRTKGRHNVRGVAALGSFPYYLVTNNPKVKTIADFTDKDRIGLPAVGVSVQARILQMAVAKQWGDDQFARLDKITQTLPHPDATNAIIAGGTEITGHFATPPFQEQELAQNPNAHVVLKSYDVQGGPSSSTLLYATEKYRSENPKTYRAFVQALAEAADFATKNPEGAADVYLKVNKSKVDRALLLKIFRNPEVQFRIAPQNTLGLAQFMHKVGAVKTRATNWRDYFFDDALVKEGS; encoded by the coding sequence ATGAACCGAATCCGTATCGCCGCCGGCGCCATCGCGCTGGCGCTGGCCGCCAACGCCCAGGCCGAGGGCCGCATCCGCATCGCCGAACAGTATGGTGTCGTTTACCTGCTGCTCAATATCGCGCAGGAGCAGAAGCTGATCGAGAAATACGGCAAGCAGGCCGGTGTCGACATCAAGGTCGAATGGACCCAGCTGTCCGGTGGCGCCGCCATCAACGACGCGCTGCTGTCCGGCGCCATCGACATCGGCAGCGCCGGCGTCGGGCCGCTGATCACGCTGTGGGACCGTACCAAGGGCCGCCACAACGTGCGCGGCGTGGCGGCGCTCGGCAGCTTCCCGTACTACCTGGTCACCAACAACCCGAAGGTGAAGACGATCGCCGACTTCACCGACAAGGACCGCATCGGCCTGCCCGCCGTCGGCGTCTCGGTGCAGGCGCGCATCCTGCAGATGGCGGTGGCAAAGCAGTGGGGCGACGATCAATTCGCGCGGCTGGACAAGATCACGCAGACCTTGCCGCATCCGGATGCGACCAATGCCATCATCGCCGGCGGCACCGAGATCACGGGGCACTTCGCCACGCCGCCATTCCAGGAGCAGGAGCTGGCGCAGAACCCGAATGCCCACGTGGTGCTGAAGTCCTACGACGTGCAGGGCGGGCCGTCGTCTTCCACGCTGCTGTACGCCACCGAAAAATACCGCAGCGAGAATCCGAAGACGTACCGCGCCTTCGTGCAGGCGCTGGCCGAGGCGGCCGATTTCGCTACCAAGAACCCGGAAGGCGCGGCCGACGTCTATTTAAAAGTCAACAAGAGCAAGGTCGATCGCGCGCTGCTGCTGAAGATCTTCAGGAATCCGGAAGTACAGTTCCGCATCGCGCCGCAAAACACGCTGGGCCTGGCGCAGTTCATGCACAAGGTCGGCGCCGTCAAGACCCGCGCGACCAACTGGCGCGACTACTTCTTCGACGACGCCCTGGTCAAGGAAGGCAGCTGA
- a CDS encoding ABC transporter ATP-binding protein codes for MRPLRMVAPPGPEPLLRVRDVTLQYRSGSATVRATQNVSFDVFEGDRFVLLGPSGCGKSSLLKAVGGFLAPSAGSIELAGRTVTQPGPDRMAVFQEFDQLPPWKTVLENVMFPLLAAGRLPRAEARERALHWIARVGLTRFAGAYPHTLSGGMKQRVAIARALAMQPKVLLMDEPFAALDALTRRTMQEELTKLWEEAPFTLLFVTHSIDEALVVGNGILLLSPHPGRVRAELNSHQFGLASGGSAEFQAAAQRIHDLLFDEAPAAPAPGERATR; via the coding sequence ATGCGACCGCTGCGCATGGTCGCACCGCCGGGTCCCGAGCCGCTGCTGCGGGTGCGCGACGTCACGCTGCAATACCGCAGCGGCAGCGCCACCGTGCGCGCCACGCAAAACGTCAGCTTCGACGTATTCGAAGGCGACCGCTTCGTGCTGCTGGGCCCTTCGGGCTGCGGCAAATCGTCGCTGCTGAAGGCCGTCGGCGGCTTCCTGGCACCCAGCGCGGGCAGCATCGAACTCGCTGGCCGCACCGTCACGCAGCCGGGACCCGACCGCATGGCCGTGTTCCAGGAATTCGACCAGCTGCCGCCGTGGAAGACGGTGCTGGAGAACGTCATGTTCCCCCTGCTGGCGGCTGGGCGGCTGCCGCGCGCGGAGGCGCGCGAACGCGCGCTGCACTGGATTGCCCGCGTCGGGCTGACGCGCTTTGCCGGCGCCTACCCGCACACGCTGTCCGGCGGCATGAAGCAGCGAGTCGCGATCGCCCGCGCGTTGGCCATGCAGCCAAAGGTGCTGCTGATGGACGAGCCGTTCGCCGCGCTCGATGCGCTGACCCGCCGCACGATGCAGGAGGAGCTGACGAAGCTGTGGGAAGAAGCGCCGTTCACGCTGCTGTTCGTCACCCACTCGATCGACGAGGCGCTGGTGGTGGGCAACGGCATCCTGCTGCTGTCGCCACATCCGGGCCGCGTGCGCGCGGAGCTGAACAGCCACCAGTTCGGCCTGGCCAGTGGCGGCAGCGCCGAGTTCCAGGCCGCCGCCCAGCGCATCCACGACCTGCTGTTCGACGAGGCGCCAGCTGCCCCCGCGCCGGGCGAAAGGGCCACCCGATGA
- a CDS encoding ABC transporter permease translates to MTAFDPPIRQEYLAELAPVATSELQHPLPLAARVWEHGGVRKAVLLLVLATLWELLARWQDNDLLLPTCLQTARAFGEGIASGELLDKVSVSLAVLAQGYAAGIASAFVLTALAVSTRLGRDLLETLVSMFNPLPAIALLPLAMLWLGLGHASLVFVIVHAVLWPLALGTYAGFQAVPETLRMAGRNYGLRGLPFVVRILVPAALPAILSGLKIGWAFAWRTLIAAELVFGASSGKGGLGWYIFQNRNELYTDKVFAGLAAVILIGLAVENLLFAALERGTVRRWGMQR, encoded by the coding sequence ATGACCGCCTTCGATCCACCGATTCGCCAGGAGTACCTGGCCGAGCTGGCACCTGTCGCGACCAGCGAGCTGCAACACCCGCTGCCGTTGGCCGCGCGGGTCTGGGAGCACGGCGGCGTGCGCAAGGCCGTGCTGCTGCTGGTGCTGGCCACGCTGTGGGAGCTGCTGGCGCGCTGGCAGGACAACGACCTGCTGCTGCCGACATGCCTGCAAACGGCGCGCGCGTTCGGCGAGGGCATCGCCAGCGGCGAGCTGCTGGACAAGGTCAGCGTCTCGCTGGCCGTGCTGGCGCAGGGTTATGCGGCCGGCATCGCCAGCGCGTTCGTGTTGACGGCTTTGGCTGTATCGACGCGCCTTGGACGCGACCTGCTGGAGACGCTGGTCTCGATGTTCAACCCGCTGCCGGCCATCGCGCTGCTGCCGCTGGCGATGCTGTGGCTGGGGCTCGGCCACGCCAGCCTGGTGTTCGTCATCGTCCACGCGGTGCTGTGGCCGCTGGCGCTGGGGACCTATGCCGGCTTCCAGGCGGTGCCGGAAACGCTGCGCATGGCCGGCCGCAACTACGGCCTGCGCGGCCTGCCGTTCGTCGTGCGGATCCTCGTCCCGGCCGCGCTGCCGGCCATCCTGTCCGGCCTGAAGATCGGCTGGGCGTTCGCCTGGCGCACCCTGATCGCGGCCGAACTGGTGTTCGGCGCCTCGTCCGGCAAGGGCGGCCTGGGCTGGTACATCTTTCAGAACAGGAACGAACTGTACACCGATAAAGTGTTTGCGGGCCTTGCCGCCGTGATCCTAATCGGCCTGGCAGTCGAAAACCTGCTGTTCGCTGCACTGGAACGGGGCACGGTGCGCCGCTGGGGCATGCAGCGCTAA
- a CDS encoding ANTAR domain-containing response regulator, with amino-acid sequence MSRHLRIVLVHPPRESDASLRAAALQAGLAEAGYQLVASLPADIHLPERIAQLQPDMIIADAESDARDVLEHIVVATRDERRPIVMFTEDDKTSSMEAALEAGVSAYIVAGLQPERIKPVLNVALARFRKEQKLLHELADTKHKLAERKVIDRAKGVLMARHGISEDQAYQRLRTMAMNKNLKLAEVAQRLLDVEDLLG; translated from the coding sequence ATGAGCCGCCATCTCCGCATCGTCCTTGTCCACCCGCCGCGTGAAAGCGATGCCTCGTTGCGCGCGGCCGCCCTGCAGGCCGGGCTGGCCGAGGCCGGCTACCAGTTGGTCGCCTCGCTGCCGGCCGACATCCACCTGCCCGAACGCATCGCTCAGCTGCAGCCCGACATGATCATCGCCGACGCCGAGTCCGATGCGCGCGACGTGCTGGAGCACATCGTCGTCGCCACCCGCGACGAGCGCCGCCCCATCGTCATGTTCACGGAAGACGACAAGACCTCCTCGATGGAGGCCGCGCTGGAGGCAGGCGTGTCGGCGTACATCGTGGCCGGCCTGCAGCCGGAGCGCATCAAGCCGGTGTTGAACGTGGCGCTGGCGCGCTTTCGCAAGGAGCAGAAGCTGCTGCACGAGCTGGCGGACACCAAGCACAAGCTGGCCGAGCGCAAGGTCATCGACCGCGCCAAGGGGGTGCTGATGGCGCGCCACGGCATCAGCGAGGACCAGGCCTACCAGCGCCTGCGCACGATGGCGATGAACAAGAACCTGAAATTGGCCGAGGTCGCGCAGCGGCTGCTGGACGTGGAGGATTTGCTGGGATGA